In one window of Candidatus Scalindua sp. DNA:
- a CDS encoding carboxymuconolactone decarboxylase family protein: MSYTLPTEFQNLAKNFPDVFTAFDNLGQQCHSAGPLDEKARRLAKLGIAIGTGSEGAVHSAARNALKTGLSKEEIIHVCILSITTIGLPHAVAAMTWVKDLLEEK; the protein is encoded by the coding sequence ATGTCGTATACATTACCAACTGAATTTCAAAACTTAGCGAAAAATTTTCCTGATGTCTTCACGGCGTTTGATAATCTTGGTCAACAGTGCCATAGCGCGGGCCCATTGGATGAAAAGGCAAGAAGATTAGCAAAGCTGGGGATTGCAATAGGTACCGGTTCTGAGGGAGCAGTACACTCTGCAGCGAGAAATGCGTTAAAGACAGGTTTGTCAAAAGAGGAAATCATACATGTGTGTATACTTTCTATTACTACGATTGGCTTACCCCATGCAGTTGCAGCTATGACGTGGGTAAAGGATTTGCTTGAAGAAAAATAA
- the speE gene encoding polyamine aminopropyltransferase, which translates to MSKKDIPSRWIYDYFNQFEIHKHAIKGTLYHGESEFQEIVVAETECFGRCLILDNEFQSAELDEYVYHESLVQPALILHPEPTKVAIIGGGEGAALREVLRHKSINKAIMVDIDEKVVECSKKYLPSFHDGSYSDERTVLLFEDGRMFLEEGDEKFDVIIMDITCPLEGGPSYKLFTREFYEVVKKRLTPQGVFAIQASTTSPLALHTYSILNRTLKEVFANVFPYAAHIPFFAMLWGFNLATDNLDPTLLNRDEIDKRIAERVKGELRFYDGTTHQAIFNLPKYIRKALSMQTHINFDNSPLMEKFPGRNE; encoded by the coding sequence ATGTCAAAAAAAGATATCCCTTCACGATGGATTTACGACTATTTTAATCAGTTTGAAATCCACAAACATGCTATCAAAGGAACCCTCTACCATGGAGAATCAGAGTTTCAAGAGATCGTAGTTGCTGAGACTGAGTGTTTCGGGCGATGTCTGATTCTAGATAATGAATTCCAATCTGCGGAGTTGGACGAGTATGTTTACCATGAATCGCTTGTCCAGCCGGCATTAATACTGCATCCTGAACCAACCAAGGTTGCCATTATTGGGGGGGGAGAGGGAGCAGCCTTAAGAGAAGTGCTGCGTCATAAATCTATCAATAAGGCAATAATGGTGGATATTGACGAAAAGGTTGTAGAATGCTCCAAGAAGTACCTGCCTAGCTTCCATGATGGAAGTTACTCTGATGAGAGAACGGTACTCTTGTTCGAAGACGGACGAATGTTTCTGGAAGAAGGGGATGAAAAATTTGATGTGATAATTATGGATATTACCTGTCCTCTGGAAGGAGGTCCTTCCTATAAGCTCTTCACCAGGGAATTTTATGAGGTGGTAAAAAAAAGACTGACCCCGCAAGGTGTTTTTGCTATCCAGGCCAGTACTACCTCTCCTCTTGCCTTACACACGTATTCAATACTGAATAGAACATTGAAAGAGGTTTTTGCCAATGTGTTCCCCTATGCTGCTCATATTCCATTCTTTGCAATGCTTTGGGGTTTTAATCTGGCAACAGACAATCTCGATCCTACCCTGTTAAATCGTGATGAGATTGACAAGAGAATTGCTGAGAGAGTTAAGGGGGAGTTACGTTTCTATGATGGTACGACTCATCAGGCAATCTTTAACCTTCCCAAGTATATCAGGAAGGCACTCTCAATGCAGACACACATAAACTTCGATAACAGCCCGCTTATGGAAAAATTTCCTGGACGTAATGAATAA
- the speD gene encoding adenosylmethionine decarboxylase: MEAYGRHIILEMWDCDRTVLNDAKKITELVGDSAVIAGATVLKQFYHEFIPSGITGVAILAESHIAIHTWPVEGYVAIDVFTCGTRCDPQLAVDYLIKGFSPKESTTLEIKRGSPMIKGTLLSEACVPA; this comes from the coding sequence ATGGAAGCATACGGAAGACATATAATACTTGAGATGTGGGATTGTGACAGAACAGTACTTAATGATGCAAAAAAGATAACTGAACTTGTGGGTGATTCGGCCGTTATTGCCGGAGCTACGGTACTTAAACAGTTTTACCATGAATTTATTCCATCAGGTATAACGGGTGTTGCCATTCTCGCTGAGTCCCATATTGCAATTCATACCTGGCCGGTAGAGGGGTATGTGGCAATTGATGTATTTACCTGCGGAACGAGATGCGACCCACAATTAGCAGTTGATTACCTGATAAAGGGTTTTTCTCCCAAAGAATCTACAACCCTGGAGATTAAGAGAGGGTCACCAATGATAAAGGGTACATTACTTTCTGAAGCTTGTGTTCCGGCATAG
- the purD gene encoding phosphoribosylamine--glycine ligase gives MKVLVIGSGGREHCLVWKLAQSPRVGKIFCAPGNPGIGEIAECVDILPEQIPLLTEFAVKEKIDLTVVGPEAPLVAGIVDEFRKYNLDVFGPDKNAAILESSKVFTKCLLKKYGIPSADFTYFNDYDEARRHIVSRSKPMVIKADGLSMGKGVFVCKTEDEAFEALNAIMQDKIFGDAGDTVVIEDFLSGEEVSILLFTDGKTLLSLETSQDHKTVYEGDKGPNTGGMGAYSPVPFMTAELRNHVEKQILIPTINAMNSEGRPYKGILYVGLMMTELGPKVLEFNVRFGDPEAQAVLSRMKSDIVPIMQATISGNLEGVNIEWNPHSSLCVVMASGGYPGHYANGKEISGLDLLKDRVDTQVFHAGTKYMNGRIVTNGGRVLNIVACGKDIQDAQKKAYDAAGEIAFEGVYFRKDIGYKAIKER, from the coding sequence ATGAAAGTATTGGTAATCGGAAGTGGTGGAAGAGAGCATTGTCTCGTATGGAAATTAGCTCAATCGCCGCGGGTAGGAAAGATCTTTTGTGCACCAGGGAATCCTGGTATTGGTGAGATTGCTGAATGTGTAGATATATTGCCTGAACAGATACCCCTGCTTACTGAATTTGCGGTAAAAGAGAAAATTGACCTGACGGTAGTTGGTCCGGAAGCTCCGTTGGTAGCGGGAATAGTTGATGAATTTCGTAAGTATAATCTGGATGTATTTGGTCCTGATAAAAACGCCGCCATTCTGGAGAGTAGCAAAGTTTTTACGAAATGTCTGTTAAAAAAATACGGCATTCCTTCAGCAGACTTTACATATTTTAATGATTATGATGAAGCGAGAAGGCACATAGTATCAAGAAGTAAACCGATGGTAATAAAGGCTGACGGTCTCAGCATGGGGAAGGGTGTGTTTGTCTGCAAAACTGAAGATGAGGCCTTTGAAGCCCTTAACGCCATAATGCAAGATAAGATATTTGGAGATGCAGGTGATACTGTCGTGATAGAAGATTTCCTTTCCGGTGAGGAAGTGTCAATTCTTTTGTTTACCGATGGGAAAACCCTCTTGTCCCTGGAAACATCCCAAGACCACAAAACAGTATATGAGGGTGATAAAGGGCCGAATACCGGCGGTATGGGGGCATATTCACCGGTTCCCTTTATGACTGCTGAACTGCGTAATCATGTGGAGAAGCAGATCCTTATACCTACCATTAATGCCATGAATAGTGAGGGCAGGCCGTATAAGGGAATTTTGTATGTTGGTTTGATGATGACTGAACTGGGGCCTAAGGTATTGGAATTTAATGTTCGTTTTGGTGATCCAGAAGCACAGGCTGTGCTCAGCCGGATGAAAAGTGATATAGTGCCGATTATGCAGGCTACAATCTCTGGTAATCTCGAAGGCGTCAATATCGAATGGAATCCCCATTCATCGTTGTGTGTGGTAATGGCCTCCGGAGGATATCCGGGACATTATGCCAATGGTAAGGAAATATCTGGGCTGGATCTGCTGAAGGATAGAGTTGATACACAAGTTTTCCACGCTGGGACAAAGTATATGAATGGGAGGATCGTGACCAACGGCGGTCGTGTTCTCAATATTGTTGCCTGTGGTAAAGATATTCAAGATGCACAGAAGAAGGCTTATGACGCTGCTGGTGAAATAGCATTTGAAGGGGTATATTTCCGGAAAGATATTGGTTACAAGGCGATAAAGGAACGATAG
- a CDS encoding tail fiber domain-containing protein, which yields MVSRSGRIIVIAAFLLLVSVCFSPVKTGVSGEDVPGTDVATLVEAIKTQEKQIEELKVEMKAMKEIITRYEEKSLNDSLETTAASGYKDESIAQNQMEPETTPGTGIGTTNPEVDLHIYNQDQVSTAIRLEGNSLPQSALVPYREFTTITRDKSALRFIDDDSGENLTIKENGNVGINVPDPLHRLHIGGNPGTDGIMFPDGTLQTSATVAGPIGPQGIPGPQGVAGPAGADGAVGFRGPKGIPGAQGPAGNTGARGPRGPEGDSHWLLDGLNTYYLQGNVGIGTSRPQFKLSLDNDGGILARGTFGSGTDLNTTGEGARLIWYPKKAAFRAGYVNGNQWDSAQVGNYSAATGWRTTASGRFSTAMGGGTTANGWSSTAMGRWATASGNTSTAMGNGTTASGKYSTAMGLQTTAQSLASLVVGQYNVVSGDPLSWVKTDPLFVIGNGTDGTNRRNAITVLKNGNIGIGTTSPLEKLHVKGISLLDTVRLGDTGGNGVFWDLEETDTNDFTLEYGAEMLRVTAGGNVGIGVPNPIAKLHVGGTPGTDGIMFPDGTLQTTATLIGPAGADGVQGPVGPQGIAGADGAQGPKGDKGDTGVQGISGVPGVKGDKGDPGDSQWLLDGVNTYYNDGNVGLGTASPDARLHVYDGNLIVTGDSGPGNFQLQTTGGATTYLEGWLDRGIIGTMTDHRLDFVVNNSQKMTIIPSGFVGIGRTDPSYNLDVKGTIRGDNVSPSDVRLKEDIHTIDNALEKVENIRGVNFRWIDKSMGEGRQIGVIAQEVESVIPEAVSRDKEGMKSVSYGKLVGILVEAVKELHEENVSLKQEIKEIKETIDN from the coding sequence ATGGTATCAAGATCAGGAAGAATTATAGTTATAGCAGCATTTCTCTTGTTAGTAAGTGTATGTTTTTCTCCGGTAAAGACAGGTGTTTCCGGTGAAGATGTCCCGGGCACTGATGTTGCTACTCTCGTGGAGGCAATCAAAACACAAGAGAAACAAATCGAAGAGTTGAAAGTGGAAATGAAAGCCATGAAGGAGATTATAACGAGGTATGAAGAAAAATCTCTCAATGACAGTCTGGAGACAACAGCAGCATCCGGATACAAAGATGAATCCATTGCTCAAAATCAGATGGAGCCGGAAACAACTCCTGGTACCGGGATCGGGACAACTAATCCCGAGGTAGACCTCCATATCTATAACCAGGATCAGGTGTCAACAGCTATCCGGCTCGAAGGTAACAGCCTTCCTCAATCAGCACTAGTCCCCTACAGGGAATTTACTACGATTACGAGAGACAAGAGCGCTCTGAGGTTTATTGATGATGACAGCGGTGAGAATCTTACAATAAAGGAGAATGGAAATGTCGGGATTAATGTCCCTGATCCGCTTCACAGACTGCACATCGGCGGTAATCCGGGAACAGACGGCATCATGTTTCCTGACGGTACGCTGCAGACATCGGCGACTGTTGCAGGGCCTATAGGTCCACAGGGTATTCCGGGGCCTCAAGGGGTGGCAGGGCCGGCAGGTGCAGATGGTGCAGTAGGGTTTCGCGGACCGAAGGGAATTCCAGGGGCACAAGGGCCGGCAGGTAATACCGGTGCCAGAGGCCCACGAGGGCCTGAAGGTGATTCGCACTGGCTGCTTGACGGGTTAAACACGTATTACCTTCAAGGTAATGTGGGAATAGGCACGTCCAGACCTCAATTCAAACTCTCACTCGATAATGATGGCGGTATACTTGCAAGGGGAACTTTTGGTTCCGGTACTGATCTTAACACAACAGGAGAAGGTGCAAGACTGATATGGTACCCGAAAAAAGCTGCCTTCAGGGCTGGGTATGTAAATGGTAATCAATGGGATTCGGCACAGGTTGGAAATTATTCAGCTGCAACGGGATGGAGAACAACAGCAAGCGGACGCTTTTCAACCGCTATGGGAGGAGGTACAACTGCAAACGGATGGTCTTCCACTGCAATGGGAAGATGGGCAACTGCCAGCGGGAATACATCAACCGCCATGGGAAACGGCACAACTGCAAGCGGAAAATATTCAACTGCCATGGGATTACAGACCACCGCACAGTCCCTGGCCTCATTGGTTGTCGGTCAATATAATGTTGTTTCCGGAGACCCGTTATCGTGGGTAAAAACTGATCCGTTGTTTGTAATCGGCAATGGTACTGATGGTACGAATCGCCGGAATGCGATAACAGTGCTTAAGAATGGCAATATTGGTATTGGCACAACGAGCCCTCTTGAAAAACTTCATGTGAAAGGAATAAGCCTGCTTGATACCGTTCGCCTGGGTGACACAGGGGGAAATGGTGTATTCTGGGACCTGGAAGAGACAGACACCAATGACTTTACCCTGGAATATGGTGCCGAGATGTTACGAGTTACGGCTGGGGGAAACGTCGGCATTGGAGTACCGAATCCAATAGCAAAGCTCCATGTGGGCGGCACTCCTGGAACTGATGGGATTATGTTTCCTGATGGGACACTGCAGACCACAGCAACATTGATTGGACCGGCGGGTGCAGACGGTGTACAGGGACCGGTTGGTCCTCAGGGAATAGCGGGTGCAGATGGTGCACAGGGCCCGAAGGGTGACAAAGGCGATACGGGAGTTCAGGGAATATCAGGTGTACCAGGAGTGAAAGGTGATAAGGGAGATCCCGGGGATTCACAGTGGCTACTTGACGGAGTTAATACGTACTATAATGATGGTAACGTTGGTTTGGGGACGGCGAGTCCTGATGCCAGGTTGCACGTCTATGATGGAAATCTTATCGTAACGGGTGATAGCGGACCAGGGAATTTTCAATTACAAACAACCGGAGGTGCTACAACGTATCTGGAGGGCTGGCTCGATAGAGGTATTATCGGCACTATGACAGATCACAGATTAGATTTCGTTGTAAATAACAGTCAGAAGATGACTATAATCCCATCCGGATTTGTCGGTATTGGCAGAACGGATCCGTCCTATAATTTAGACGTAAAGGGTACTATACGGGGAGACAATGTATCACCGTCTGACGTCAGGCTGAAGGAAGATATCCACACCATAGATAATGCACTTGAGAAGGTTGAAAATATTCGTGGTGTGAATTTCAGGTGGATTGACAAGAGCATGGGTGAAGGCAGGCAAATCGGTGTAATTGCACAGGAAGTGGAGAGTGTTATTCCTGAGGCTGTTTCCCGGGATAAAGAGGGTATGAAGTCTGTCTCATATGGGAAACTCGTAGGCATTTTGGTTGAAGCAGTCAAGGAGCTTCATGAGGAAAATGTGTCATTGAAACAGGAAATAAAAGAGATAAAGGAAACAATCGATAATTGA
- a CDS encoding right-handed parallel beta-helix repeat-containing protein codes for MSNRAIKKRGTWTFNLMLSVLFISYSFFNLDRLDNLHAAEFTIPSGDAAALIDAINTANSSNEDDTINLQGGTYTLTRMDNDTNGPNGLPSVTSSITLKGTGADSTIIQRERDAPLFRIFHVADTGVLQIDSFTIKDGVVPYSLNDETETFDGGGIYNIGTVTIRNSSILDNEAHNGGGIANWSGLMSITNSTISYNGSDKGSGIKNYERIVTVENCTISQNGGAYYGNGIHNVLGTVSITNCTISDNHGPGAAITNGYGDYSGAGTVELKNTILAYNSADVDYPGDCEGPITSLGNNIIGDPVNCTIALLESDSTGDPRLREFIDDGLPGHGHVPLLLDSPAIDSGNNSACPQIDQLGKSRPVDGNGDGTAACDIGAIEFEYPENSYIRSPRPGSRFTDPTLATPTVEFEWVNGSAVSQHWLSVGTSLASLDRTPYGDIYSRNQYLNTSATVSGIPLNGQNLYVRLWFKSGTWKYVDYTYQTQ; via the coding sequence ATGAGCAATAGAGCTATAAAAAAAAGAGGAACGTGGACATTTAATTTAATGTTGAGTGTTCTATTCATTTCATATAGTTTCTTTAACCTGGATCGTTTGGATAATCTGCATGCCGCGGAATTTACCATACCGTCAGGTGATGCAGCTGCCCTTATCGATGCAATCAATACTGCGAACAGCAGCAATGAAGACGATACCATTAACCTGCAAGGCGGTACGTATACCCTGACCAGAATGGACAACGATACCAATGGACCTAACGGCCTTCCCTCTGTAACGAGTAGTATCACCCTTAAAGGTACTGGCGCCGATTCAACAATCATCCAACGGGAAAGAGATGCGCCGCTCTTTCGTATCTTTCATGTTGCTGATACAGGGGTTTTACAGATAGACAGTTTTACCATTAAGGATGGGGTTGTTCCCTACTCGCTTAATGATGAAACCGAAACCTTTGATGGCGGGGGAATATATAACATTGGCACGGTCACTATAAGAAACAGCAGTATCTTAGATAACGAAGCGCATAATGGTGGTGGTATCGCTAATTGGAGCGGTTTGATGAGCATAACGAATAGTACTATTTCGTATAACGGAAGTGATAAGGGCAGTGGTATAAAAAACTATGAAAGAATAGTGACTGTTGAAAACTGCACAATCTCGCAAAATGGTGGGGCGTATTACGGAAATGGAATTCACAATGTTTTAGGTACGGTGAGTATCACCAACTGTACTATTTCTGACAATCATGGACCAGGGGCTGCCATTACTAATGGATACGGGGATTATAGTGGAGCGGGAACCGTTGAGCTGAAAAACACTATTCTTGCATATAATTCTGCTGACGTTGACTATCCTGGTGATTGTGAGGGCCCCATAACTTCACTCGGAAATAATATTATTGGTGACCCCGTAAATTGTACTATCGCCCTCCTGGAGAGCGATAGTACCGGTGATCCGCGTCTGCGGGAATTCATCGATGATGGTTTACCAGGGCACGGGCATGTTCCGTTACTACTCGATAGTCCTGCTATAGATTCGGGGAATAACTCTGCATGTCCTCAAATAGATCAACTTGGCAAGAGCCGCCCGGTAGATGGCAATGGTGATGGAACTGCTGCCTGTGATATTGGTGCGATCGAGTTCGAGTACCCTGAGAATTCTTATATCAGGAGTCCGAGACCGGGTTCAAGATTTACGGATCCTACATTAGCGACACCTACGGTGGAATTTGAGTGGGTCAACGGCAGCGCTGTCAGCCAGCATTGGCTCTCAGTCGGGACAAGCCTGGCTTCACTCGATAGAACACCATACGGAGATATTTACAGCCGAAACCAGTATCTCAATACATCAGCAACAGTATCAGGAATACCCTTGAATGGACAGAATTTGTATGTCAGGTTGTGGTTTAAGAGCGGTACATGGAAATATGTGGATTATACTTATCAGACTCAGTGA
- a CDS encoding CbiX/SirB N-terminal domain-containing protein, whose translation MKALLLVAHGSRRQQSNDEVVLLADKLRKKCFAQYNIVHAAFLELAEVLIPDGIRKCIDEGASSVVVLPYFLNSGRHVVDDIPNIVKDTMKYYPDVDIRIAPHLGASDLMLELLIASADSTRPC comes from the coding sequence ATGAAAGCGTTATTACTGGTAGCTCATGGCAGCCGCCGTCAACAGTCTAATGATGAAGTTGTTTTACTTGCCGACAAACTTAGAAAGAAATGTTTTGCGCAATACAATATTGTTCATGCTGCATTTCTGGAACTAGCAGAAGTTTTAATCCCTGATGGTATAAGAAAATGTATCGATGAGGGTGCATCATCTGTTGTTGTTTTACCATATTTCCTGAATTCAGGGAGACATGTGGTTGACGATATTCCCAATATTGTCAAGGATACCATGAAGTATTACCCTGATGTTGATATCAGAATTGCCCCCCACCTTGGCGCTTCCGATTTAATGCTGGAGTTACTCATTGCATCAGCTGATTCAACCAGGCCGTGTTAA
- a CDS encoding fibronectin type III domain-containing protein, with protein MNTQFVRFPGILFFLLCFFECNFLPTAEAVVDASHVKVYWNPSPEDDLAGYKIYYGELSRKYSFHDVAGVETSYTLSGLIPGKTYYIALTAYDYAGNESAYSDELIYTDNDKDGLLDTWEIANGLDPSDDGSININNGPEGDPDGDGITNKLEYEKGTNPTLDTKWVEFPFTGTEKGTFDNPYNTVEEGADALEVGGELIIKAGKSNEALMITKKMILDTSGGEVTIGEE; from the coding sequence ATGAATACACAATTTGTAAGGTTTCCTGGTATTCTGTTCTTTTTACTCTGTTTCTTTGAATGTAATTTTCTACCTACGGCAGAGGCTGTTGTAGACGCAAGTCATGTAAAAGTGTACTGGAATCCGTCACCCGAAGATGATCTTGCCGGTTATAAGATATATTATGGAGAATTAAGCAGGAAATATAGTTTTCATGATGTTGCCGGAGTAGAGACATCCTATACCCTTTCCGGCCTTATACCTGGAAAGACGTATTATATAGCTCTAACAGCATATGATTACGCCGGTAATGAAAGTGCTTACTCCGATGAGCTGATTTATACCGATAATGACAAAGATGGCCTCCTGGATACATGGGAAATAGCTAATGGTCTTGACCCGTCAGATGACGGAAGCATCAATATCAATAACGGCCCTGAAGGTGATCCAGATGGAGATGGCATTACAAATAAGCTCGAATATGAAAAAGGTACAAATCCAACTCTTGATACAAAGTGGGTGGAATTTCCTTTCACCGGCACAGAAAAGGGTACATTTGATAATCCATACAATACGGTAGAGGAAGGTGCTGATGCTCTTGAGGTTGGAGGGGAGCTGATAATAAAGGCAGGCAAGTCGAACGAGGCGCTGATGATAACAAAAAAAATGATACTCGATACATCAGGCGGGGAAGTCACTATTGGAGAAGAGTAA
- a CDS encoding tetratricopeptide repeat protein, with protein sequence MTQIDRHIIYYSLLLLFLISCMQGCGNKESATDPAKQKRLTSVADENITATQKGISEDDATGKIEAFLMTNPDNYEAYYNLGYLYEEKFMLKDALDAYRKASGLNPSSEEPLIGQGRILSKSKEYDKAILLFENAIAINPERMEIYYYLGNAYVKTGKPDDAVLLWQKAIEKNQDTSNIHYLKGLIYKNKGEFENAEAFLKKALEINPEFVAVHKVLEDLYSAKEMYGEAYHHAEIYRNKFNPLLEITLPGEERTTVEERRFTGEEPAAVSLENNILWSALAGPAGTSQTDVTSVEPGQTKAVMIRDINDALNLSGKTRMLSMLMTNLYGVQVLKDYPAVKKKLAEKELIDAKRTISEIYNELLMYTPVADSNELTKTVNSAQANWSQLEKVLSQAPVQDRFSDVLDASDKLLEENEMMTSYMESLSPVPLSEIITIAGRQRMYSQKLLRDYLAASMGVDKEYRIDSMLDAAVEFESTMLALEGVSENTSEIKGLINSITKMEWRKVYKAATECIESNGTKFNVPLMVKFCDTLLDKTDRLTKLYTEVSLNSGKAEIDLQEPKVLTQKKKEKSITEIDEVEVLKAAAVQPQLELESLPDKSETYLTYEEVNKVLDNGRPRTYTDNKFEVKTINSDKVVNDQATGLMWQQAGSSQITFRDAEAYVVQLNGEQFAGYSDWRLPTLLEALTLLEQSKKKVDTPGDPFLYIEEEFGALQERIWTSDPYNASFVWGVDFVNGGCSYYNSSFKNCVRAVR encoded by the coding sequence ATGACTCAGATAGACAGACATATAATCTATTATTCTTTACTACTTCTATTTCTTATCTCCTGTATGCAGGGATGCGGCAATAAAGAATCTGCTACTGATCCAGCAAAACAGAAGCGATTGACTTCAGTTGCCGATGAAAATATTACCGCTACTCAAAAGGGCATAAGTGAAGACGATGCAACAGGAAAAATCGAAGCATTCCTGATGACCAATCCAGACAATTATGAAGCGTATTATAATCTGGGATACTTATATGAAGAAAAATTCATGCTTAAGGATGCTTTAGATGCATACAGAAAGGCATCCGGACTTAATCCTTCATCAGAGGAACCTCTTATCGGGCAGGGTAGAATCTTAAGTAAGAGTAAGGAATATGACAAAGCGATCCTCCTGTTTGAAAATGCCATTGCAATAAACCCTGAAAGAATGGAAATATATTATTATCTGGGTAATGCTTACGTAAAAACAGGAAAACCGGATGATGCTGTATTATTGTGGCAAAAGGCAATAGAGAAAAATCAGGATACATCAAACATTCATTACTTAAAAGGACTTATATATAAAAACAAGGGTGAGTTTGAAAATGCTGAAGCGTTTCTAAAAAAAGCACTTGAGATTAATCCTGAATTTGTTGCAGTACATAAAGTACTTGAAGATCTGTATAGCGCAAAGGAAATGTACGGGGAAGCATACCACCATGCAGAAATTTACAGAAACAAGTTTAATCCACTTCTTGAAATAACCCTTCCCGGAGAAGAGAGAACCACGGTTGAAGAACGGAGATTCACCGGTGAGGAACCTGCAGCCGTTTCTCTGGAAAACAACATTTTATGGAGTGCGTTGGCAGGACCTGCGGGAACGTCTCAGACAGATGTAACAAGTGTTGAGCCCGGACAGACAAAAGCAGTAATGATTCGTGATATAAATGATGCATTAAACCTTAGTGGAAAAACCAGGATGTTATCAATGCTGATGACAAATTTATATGGTGTTCAAGTCCTGAAAGATTATCCTGCCGTGAAAAAGAAGCTTGCTGAAAAAGAGCTGATCGATGCGAAAAGAACAATAAGTGAAATCTATAATGAACTATTGATGTATACGCCTGTTGCAGACAGTAATGAATTAACGAAAACGGTTAACTCGGCCCAGGCGAACTGGAGTCAGCTCGAAAAGGTGCTTTCGCAAGCACCGGTACAGGATAGGTTTTCCGATGTCCTGGATGCAAGCGATAAACTGCTTGAAGAAAATGAGATGATGACATCATATATGGAATCCCTGTCACCTGTGCCCCTATCAGAAATTATTACTATTGCAGGGCGGCAGCGGATGTACTCTCAGAAATTGTTACGTGATTATCTTGCCGCGAGCATGGGTGTCGATAAAGAGTATCGAATAGATTCAATGCTTGATGCTGCAGTTGAATTTGAAAGTACCATGTTGGCACTTGAAGGAGTTTCTGAAAACACATCAGAGATCAAGGGCCTTATAAATTCTATAACTAAAATGGAATGGAGAAAAGTGTACAAAGCGGCAACTGAATGTATTGAGAGTAATGGTACAAAATTTAATGTACCATTGATGGTTAAATTCTGTGACACACTTCTCGATAAAACTGACAGATTGACGAAACTTTATACCGAGGTCTCTCTCAATAGCGGTAAGGCTGAAATAGATTTACAGGAGCCAAAAGTACTTACACAAAAAAAAAAAGAAAAAAGCATAACAGAGATAGATGAGGTGGAGGTCCTCAAAGCTGCGGCTGTTCAGCCGCAACTGGAATTAGAATCTTTGCCGGACAAATCAGAGACGTATTTGACTTACGAAGAAGTTAATAAGGTTTTGGATAATGGGAGACCACGAACCTATACTGATAACAAATTTGAAGTAAAAACAATCAACAGCGACAAGGTGGTCAATGATCAGGCTACAGGTTTAATGTGGCAGCAGGCAGGCTCTTCTCAGATCACGTTTAGAGATGCCGAGGCTTATGTTGTACAGTTGAATGGTGAGCAATTTGCCGGGTACAGCGATTGGCGTTTGCCGACCCTTCTGGAAGCACTAACCTTACTGGAGCAGAGTAAAAAGAAAGTTGATACTCCTGGGGATCCTTTTCTTTATATAGAAGAGGAGTTTGGTGCTCTTCAGGAAAGAATCTGGACTTCAGATCCATATAATGCATCTTTTGTCTGGGGTGTTGATTTTGTCAATGGCGGTTGCAGTTACTACAACTCAAGCTTCAAAAACTGTGTCCGAGCTGTTCGTTGA